One part of the Mya arenaria isolate MELC-2E11 chromosome 3, ASM2691426v1 genome encodes these proteins:
- the LOC128226570 gene encoding 5-hydroxytryptamine receptor 1D-like, translating to MMNLSFNATYLPVTMLGNGSHKVAYLLNESFSNIAGWNYSQHENNTDDYNYHTPDHYTNNIYYDQKMHESFLSSIHRHSATFIGILACWTCFINIVLICACLASQRTKSDAFYLQVINFSVTNIVISVFVLPLTVYYILHVWELGQPLCRIWVIADILLPFVAFLIVLIISCDRLIHASHPKLYLWLFQKSLTKGIICTPWVIGLVIVVPIWTSGTVPFNEMTNQCVVIVTIEAAILCPVLTYFVPLAILGFLTFRMLLLRFQYASIQANVFETDRNTINNNHFELEETNTTPLHIPGDIETPNSNRVQKRIDRQDTDSSNERGGAVAKRKSSKIVAVCLVNLVNTVLWFPFQSISLLLSVCSFQSCIPSMALNQVFTLMGAASAGVVPLFWLFDTEIRENITKLCSRKQTTNLQESVYSDETFI from the coding sequence ATGATGAACCTGTCGTTTAATGCCACCTATCTACCGGTAACTATGTTGGGTAACGGATCGCACAAAGTAGCTTACCTTCTAAATGAGTCTTTCAGCAACATTGCCGGTTGGAATTATTCCCAACACGAAAACAATACTGACGACTATAACTACCACACGCCAGACCACTACACGAACAATATTTACTACGATCAGAAAATGCATGAATCATTTTTGAGCAGTATACATAGACATTCTGCCACTTTTATAGGTATTCTTGCATGTTGGACATGCTTTATTAACATTGTGTTAATATGTGCGTGCTTAGCAAGCCAAAGAACAAAGTCAGACGCCTTCTACTTACAAGTTATTAACTTTTCTGTCACAAACATAGTTATTAGTGTATTCGTCCTACCACTTACAGTCTATTATATTCTTCACGTTTGGGAACTAGGTCAGCCACTATGTAGGATTTGGGTTATTGCAGACATTCTTTTGCCATTTGTTGCTTTCTTAATTGTGTTAATCATCAGTTGTGATAGACTCATCCACGCTTCCCACCCGAAACTATATTTGTGGCTGTTCCAGAAATCACTGACCAAAGGCATAATTTGTACTCCATGGGTTATCGGTCTTGTTATAGTCGTTCCTATTTGGACGTCTGGTACAGTTCCATTTAATGAAATGACAAACCAGTGCGTCGTCATAGTGACAATCGAAGCTGCAATTCTGTGCCCAGTGTTGACATACTTTGTCCCTCTCGCGATTCTAGGTTTTTTAACATTCAGAATGTTGTTATTGAGGTTTCAGTATGCGTCGATCCAGGCTAATGTATTCGAAACGGACAGgaacacaataaacaataaccACTTCGAATTAGAGGAAACAAACACGACACCTCTGCACATACCAGGAGACATTGAAACTCCGAATTCTAACCGAGTACAAAAGAGAATCGATCGACAGGATACTGACAGCAGTAACGAAAGAGGAGGGGCAGTTGCAAAGCGCAAGTCCTCTAAAATCGTGGCGGTGTGCTTGGTGAACCTGGTGAACACCGTGTTATGGTTTCCCTTCCAGAGCATTAGTCTGCTGCTGTCCGTATGCAGTTTTCAATCTTGTATCCCATCAATGGCGCTTAACCAAGTTTTTACGCTCATGGGCGCCGCCAGTGCTGGAGTCGTTCCACTCTTCTGGTTATTTGATACTGAGATAAGGGAGAACATCACCAAACTGTGTTCAAGAAAGCAAACTACGAATCTGCAGGAAAGTGTTTACAGCGACGAAACGTTTATTTAG